Proteins from one Drosophila gunungcola strain Sukarami chromosome 2R unlocalized genomic scaffold, Dgunungcola_SK_2 000012F, whole genome shotgun sequence genomic window:
- the LOC128255799 gene encoding uncharacterized protein LOC128255799 translates to MWLPGQNPLTGSINCYNSNSNNNCKCNISSNSSNSSNSSNWPQLPSIIAQYILRWPVINPLAFLMNDIRSKSFYRAGKATSAASASATATDKSFDNSQNNNPRTYNNSGKSNKVFLHYIPRDPRLRIFNKTATLNKHSNRTLSELNITEDLCNYGELIGGGSAETVNKVLVKS, encoded by the coding sequence ATGTGGCTGCCAGGGCAAAATCCGCTTACCGGCAGCATAAACTgctacaacagcaacagcaacaacaactgcaagtgcaacatcagcagcaacagcagcaacagcagcaacagcagcaactggCCACAGTTGCCATCAATTATCGCTCAATATATTCTCCGTTGGCCTGTGATAAACCCCCTAGCGTTCTTAATGAATGACATTCGGTCCAAGTCATTCTATCGTGCAGGCAAAGCAACATCTGCAGCATCCGCATCGGCCACGGCCACTGATAAGTCGTTCGATAACAGCCAGAACAACAATCCGCGCACGTACAACAACAGCGGCAAGTCGAACAAGGTGTTCCTACACTATATACCCCGCGATCCGCGCCTAAGAATTTTCAATAAGACCGCCACCCTGAATAAACACTCGAATCGCACCCTGAGCGAGCTAAACATAACTGAAGATCTGTGCAATTATGGTGAACTGATTGGCGGCGGCAGTGCTGAAACAGTGAACAAAGTGCTAGTGAAATCCTAA